The genomic window GTCCTTCTCTCCAAAGTATGCCCTGTCTGGCTGGATGATATTAAAGAGCTTAAGCACTACGGTGCACACGCCGTTAAAGTGCCCTGGTCTAAATTTACCCTCCAGTATGTCCGTTAGTCCCTTAATCTCAATGTTTATTAGAGGCTTTTCTGGATACATATCCTCATCGGAGGGAGCAAAAACCACATCCGCACCCTCTTCCGCACATATGCTTATGTCCCTTTCTAAGTCTCTGGGATATCTTTCGTAGTCTTCTCCTTGACCGAACTGGAGGGGGTTTACATATATGCTTACCACTGTTATATCGTTTTGTATCTTCGAGTCCCTTATGAGCCTTCTGTGTCCCTCGTGAAGGTAGCCCATAGTGGGGACAAAGCCTATACTCTGCTTGCTGTCGCACCTTACAGACTTCAGATAATTCCTTATCTCCCTTGGCTTTCTAAAAAGTGTAGGCATGGCACACGGTTCAAGGAAGTATAATTATAGCATATGTCCGCAAAAGGTAGTTTTCTTATTCTCAAGAGGTATAGAGCAGGTGATGAGGACATAATCTTAAAGGTTTACGGAACGTGTGGAATTGCAAAGGTCTTAGTGCCAAACGGG from Hydrogenobacter sp. T-8 includes these protein-coding regions:
- the panC gene encoding pantoate--beta-alanine ligase, whose translation is MPTLFRKPREIRNYLKSVRCDSKQSIGFVPTMGYLHEGHRRLIRDSKIQNDITVVSIYVNPLQFGQGEDYERYPRDLERDISICAEEGADVVFAPSDEDMYPEKPLINIEIKGLTDILEGKFRPGHFNGVCTVVLKLFNIIQPDRAYFGEKDYQQLKVVQRLVKDLSLPVEIVPVPTVRDPDGLALSSRNTYLSPEERESALSLYRSFLLAEKLFKSGNTDANLLKEAIREFILKHPHVKGIDYVEITDQDLKPVSEVKIGDRILLAVWVGNTRLIDNWRLGDAQV